The following DNA comes from Anaerosoma tenue.
CGGCTCGACCAGTGCGTAGAGGTGCTGGAGCCATCAGGTGACGGCGGTGTGTCTGTGGAGACTACAGCCGATGTGTAGCGCGTGGACATGGGGCCACGGATCATGTGTGATGCGTGGCCCCATGCACAGACGGACCCCGTCCGTCGTCCTGACAACGTGGAAGGGAGTCGTGAACCGATGAGAGATATGCTTCGCACGTTCGTTGTGCTGGTAGCGGTGGTCGCGATGTTCGCAGCGCTTGGTCTTGCGGCAGGTTGCGCCGCCGAGGAGGAGCCGGTCGTATCAGACGAGCCTTCGCAGGAGGAGCCAGCGGTCGAACCCGCTGAAGAGCCTGCCGGAGAGACGATCTCCGGAGAGGAGATCGTGGAAGGCGCATGCGCGCAGTGCCATGACTCCTCACGCATCTTCACCCAGTCATACGCAGCCGACTGGAGCGCCATCGTCGAAGAGATGAACACCGCCCATGGAGCGGAGCTCACCGAGGAGGAGCAGGCCGCCGTCGTGGCGTTCCTCGGCAGCCGCGAGCTATCCGCCGGCGAGCAGGTGGTAGCCGAGAAGTGCAGCGAGTGTCATGACGCCACACGCATAAACGAGCAGGTGGGCGCTGCTGATTGGGCGGCTGTCGTACAGGAGATGACGGATGTCCATGGCGCCCAGTTGACCGACGAGGAGAAGGCCGCGGCCGTCGAGTTCCTCGAGGGTCTCTAGTAGAGGCGATATTCGTGCCACGATGCTTCCCGCCGTGACCGCCAGCCGGGCGCTCCGCAGGACGGTCCTATGCCGGGGACCAGGTCAATGCCAACACGCGTAGAGCACGCCCAACCCCCTTACCAGGCGAACGGAGCGGCAGGAGTACGTGGAGGGGCCGGGTCATACGACCCGGCCCTTATCCACGCAAGGCCCTCCGCCGGCGCGTCCGCGGTGCCACACAAGGCGCCCCGCCTGCTATGCTTATCATGACGTGACCCGCAAAGAGAGGCGGCGCCATGGCTGTTCGGATCGTGACGGACTCGGCGTGCAGCGTGATCTCCGATGAGCGGCAGCGGCTGTCGATAGTAAGCGTCCCGCTGCATGTGCACGGAGCCGATGGTGAGATCCCGCTTGCCGAGCAAGAGGCCCCCTCGTTCTTCGATCAGCTCGCGGACATGGAGTCGCTTCCCACGACCTCCCAGCCCACGCCCGGCGAGTTCCTCACCACCTTCCGCCGCATCCTGTCCGAGGGTCACGACGTCCTCGCGGTTCTGATCTCCGGTGGATTGAGTGGCACGGTCGACTCCGCCCTCTCGGCCATTCAGACCATCAGGCACGAGACGCCTGATGCACGCATCGAGGTGGTCGACAGCCGATCGAACAGCCTGCAGGAAGGGTATGCGGTGCTATCCGCTGCTGAGGCGGCGTATGGCGGCGCCTCGATCGAGGCGTGCCGCCAGGCAGCGCTTGAGACCATTCGCCGGACACGGTTCCTCTTCACCCCGCACACGCTCGACTACCTGCGCCGTGGCGGGCGCATCACAGGCGCGTCGGCGCTGTTGAGCGTGATGCTGAAGATCGCGCCGATACTCACCGCCGAGAACGGCGAGACCGGGATCGCCGGCGTGGCACGTGGCGCCCGTTCGGCGCGGCAGAAGGTCGTCTCCCTGATGCGCAAGGACGTCGATCGCTTCGGCCTGCGGCGGGCGGCTGTGCAGTACATCGCTGACGCTGAGGAGGCGCTGCGTTTCGCCAAGGAGGCGATCGAGCCGATCGTGGGCGCCGCGGTGCCGATCGTGCCGATACCGGCGGTGGTGGGCCTGCACGTGGGTCCGGCCGTCGGCGTGGTCTACGAGACCATCGAGCCGATGCGCGACTGAGGTTCGCGCCTCGGTCGCGTGAGGCGGGAGCGGCGAAAGCGTTACTGCGAGACGATGCGGTATCGCACCTCATGGACGCCGTTGAAGTCGAGCGCCCGCACCACGCCGGGCCCCAGATCCCATTCGCGTCCGGGGACGTACGGTCCGCGATCCTCGACGCTCGCCACGGCCCGCTTGCCCCTGTACTCGAACTCCACGAGCGTGCCGAAGGGCAGGGTCTTGTGGGCGACCATCATCGTGTACGGACCGATCTCCTCCCCGCTCGCCCCGCGGCCGGTGAAGGTGGCGCTGTAGTGTGAGGCCACCGCGGTACGCCATTCGCCTGAGCCGGAGACGTCCTGACTCGGCGTGCTCTGCGCGGCGGCTTTGGCCCGCGCCTCCGCCGCGGCGGCCCGTGCAGCCTCCTCGGCGGCACGTACCCGCGCCTCGTACTCCTCGAGCGCTGTCTGGCTCTTCTGAAGCTGTGCCCGGGCAGCGGCGACCTCTGCCGCGAGCGTGTCCATCGCCCGCGCCTGCTCGGCCTGCATCTCCATCAGGCGCCGGGCGGTCTCCTCGGCTTCGGCGCGCGCGGCCTTCAGCGCCTCGAGATTGGAAGCGTCCTGGCGGGCAAGCCGCGCAAGGATGTCGAGACGCACCTCGAGGTCCTGGATGCTCGACGCCCCGAACAACAGGAGAAGCATCGCCTCTTCGCCGGAGCGGTACATGCTCACCACCCGCGCGCTCAGCAGCGACTGACGCAACTGCTCTTCGGCCACTGCGGCATCGAGGGCGGCGGACGCCTCGGCAAGACGGGTATCGAGCGCGGTCGACTCGGCCTGGGCCTCTTCGTACCGGGCAACGGCGCTCTCGAGCGCGGCCCGATCAGCGGCCACCTGCCCCTGCGTAGGCGCTGCAGCGGCGGGCGCCACCTGTACTCCGATCGCGCACAGGACGCCGAGCGTCACTACCGGACGGATGAGACGTGTACGTAACGACATGCCGGAGAGTGTACCACCGCAGGGAGACACCGGGTCCTCCACGCGTAGGGCCGTGACCTGACGGTCACTCCGGCGGATACGTGGCGTTCAGGTGATCGATGATCGTGGCGCGCTCCTCGTCGGTCACCTGGAGGCCCTTGGCCTCCATCCGTGCCACGGTGCCCTCCCAATCCGCCCTGGCGGCATCCGATGCGCCGGTGACCCAGTCCACCGAGTGGCAGCTGTCACACCGCGACTGGACGAGCGATGCGCCGTCGGTGCCGCCCGAGCACGCCCCCAGGGAGACCGTGACGATGACGAGGAAGGCGAGTACGACAGATGTGCGGCTCCTATGTCTCATGAAGACCTCCAGACGACGGGTGGCTTAGCCGACGATCTTCAGCCAGATGGCTGCGTAGTAGCCGGCCAGCGTGGTGAGCGAGGTCAGCACGGTGCCCCACACGAGATCGATGAGGGTGATGCTGAGCGGCCAGTCACGCAGCGTGGCCAGGTTGGTGAGGTCGTACGTGGCGTACGCGAGGAACCCGAACAGCGCGCCGCGCCACAGCGCTTCGGTGAGAGAGCCCGCCTGCACTCCGGGGATCACTGCGAGGGCGACGACGCCGATCACGTACAGCATGTAGAAGACCGCTGCGGCCGACAGCACCGGTTTCTCGGCCAAGAGCCCTGACAGAGCCGGGCGGTAGAGCCGGGGCGTTGCGGTGGAGAGCCACACGACGTCGATGGCCAGGAACGCCACGAGCGTCAATCCATACAGTGCGGCAAGCTTTGGCAGAGTCATGACGCCTCCTAACGCAGCACGCGGACAGCCCGGCCATCACAACGGCCTGGTTCCATGGTACCCACAGCGCATCCGGATGTCGCGCCGCCGTGTCATGGCGGTCACGTCTCGCGTACGAGCAGCGCTTCTTGAGGGGCGAGCACGATCGTGCCAGACGCCGTCCGGTCCCGTCGTCGATGTGTGCCGAGCAGTACGCTCCACGAGCGCCCCGCCGTGGCGTGGGGTAACGTCACGGAGCGTGTCCTGCGCGTGAAGTTCAGCAGGATGGTCACACGTTCGTCCGGCGTCGTGCGCAGGTACGCGTACACGCCGCGCGGTACCCCGTCGATCTCGTGGTAGTCGCCCACCGCGAGAGCGGGCGTCCGCGCACGGAGGTGTACAAGGTCGCGATACCAGGACAAGAGCGAGTCCGGCTCGCCGGTCTCGACCTCCACGCTCCGAGTGGCGTTCGATGCGTGCACGGGAAGCCACGGGGAGCCTACCGAGAAGCCGGCGCCGTCCTCGCCGGTCCACTGCATCGGGGTACGGCATCCATCGCGGCCCACGCCAAGCGGCCAGAACTTGCGGCCGACGGGGTCGCGCTGGAGACGCCGGGGGATGCGGCTCTGCACCATGCCCAGCTCCTGGCCGTAGTACAAGATGGGGGTGCCGCGGAGCGTGAGCAGCATGGCTGCGACGATCTTGTCGCGCGCGTCCGCATCCAGGATGCCGCCCAGACGGGAGTGCGACCGCGCCAGGTCGTGGTTGTCCAGGTAGTAGCACGGCCACGCGTGGGCCGGAAGGTGCTCTTCCAGCCAGCCCACAGAGCGGCGGAACCCCCCCGCGTGCCATCGCTGGCGCACGAAGTCCAGGTAGAAGGACAGATGGAGCCGGTCGGTCCCGTCGCCGAGGAATGCGACGCAGTCCTCGCGCCGATCCGAGAACACCTCTCCCATCAGCATGCGTTCGCCGTGGGCATCGGACATCATTCGGAGTTCATGCGCGACCTCGAGGCTCTCCGGTTGGGAGAAGTCGTGCAGGTGACTCTGGGCGCGCCAGGGCCGTATCCCCGGCTTGATGGGGTTATCGCGCAGAGCGGCGTCCTCATAGAGGAAGTTCACCAGGTCGAGGCGGAACCCGTCGACGCCACGCTCCAGCCAGAAGCGTGCGGTATCGAGCATCTCGCGCCGCACGTCGGGGTTGCGCCAGTCGAGGTCGGGCTGGAAGGGGAGGAAGGCGTGGTAGTAGTACTGGTCGGTGCGCCCGTCGTACTCCCAGGCGCTTCCCTCCACGACCGACCTCCAGTTGTTGGGCGGCTTGCCTGCGGCCCTTCCGTCACGCCACACGTACCACTGACGCCGCGGATGGTCGCGCGAGGATCGCGACTCAACGAACCAGGGGTGCTCGTTGGAGGTGTGGTTGAGAACGAGGTCCATGATCACGCGCATCCCGCGCCTGTGGCACTCGGCTATCAGCTCGTCGAAGTCCGCCATCGAGCCGAAGGACGGGTCGATCGACCGGTGGTCGGCAACGTCGTAGCCGAAGTCCCGCATCGGCGATGTGTTGACGGGCGTGAGCCAGATGGCATCCACGCCAAGGGATCGGGGCGTTCCGTCGTTGAGGTGGTCGAGGTGTTCGATGATCCCCCGCAGGTCGCCCCAGCCGTCTCCGTTGGAGTCCGCGAAGCTCGGGACCGCGATCTGGTAGATCACACCCGCCTTCCACCAAGGGGTTCCCGCCACCGTGCCTCCGTTCGACAGGCCACATGCCCTCACACGTAGTATGCCCGGTCCGGCGGGCGGCTCGATGCGGGACCGGCCGCGTCGGCGGCGGTGTCCGGGCCGAAGGGGGGTACACACTGCACAGGATGGTCAGCGATCCCCAGGGGGCGACGCGGGTGGCCGCGGTATACGACCGTGAGAGTGCTAACAGGGCGAAGGCGCTGCTGGTCGACCCTGCGTCTCTGAAGGTCGTATGGGCGAGCTGGACGGACGTGGAGCCCGGTTCGCACGTGTCGTCCGCGGTCCCGATGGCGGAGGAGATGGGGGTCGCCGAGGCCGTGCAGGCCGTCGCCGTCACAGGTATCGCCACCTCCAGGAGCGCGGATCTGATCCCGACACGGCGTGGCAGCATGGCGCTCGTCGTCTCGTTCCACCGGCTGCCTGACGGCGCCGTGCTCGTGCTGATGGAGAACGCCTGGCAGCATGCCGGTCGGAGCCGTCCCCCGGGTGGAACGCCTCCCCACATAGCATGAATCGCACCACGCTTATCTAGAGGTACTAGTACGTATCGCTAGCCGACCACCTCCAGAGGTACCGCCCGAGGTGGCTAACCCTTGTTCCCCGCAGGTGTGTCGTGCTGCCCTATGCTCCGGTGCGTCCCAAAGTCCGTTACTTGAAGCAGAACGTCGTTGCGGCAAGGAGCGGACATGCGAGTACTGACAGACAAGAAGATCGGCAGCCTGGCGCTCGCCACGCTTCTCTGCCTCCTTGCCGTTCTCCTTGCCGAGGCCGTGCTGGCGCCCGCCGCCGGGTGGAGCGCCACAGGGTCCGTGCAGGTCACCGCCGTTGTGGGCTCCAAGCTCGACGCCAGCTTCGGCGACACCGGCGTGACCGTGAAGGCGAACGTTCCCTGGATCGTCTCGGCCGATCTTCCCGGTGGCGAGCGGTTCGTCGTATCGGGCGGTCCCACCGCCGGATACGAGGTCGTGCTCCCTGAAGGCGCCACAGGCGCCGAGGTGTGCGCCCGGTGAGCCAGCCCCGCGAGTGCGCTTCCAGGCTCTCCTCGTGTGTGCGGCTGCTCGTCACGCTGGTAGACGACCGTCAGCCCGGCTACACGCGTCACGCTACCGCAGTGGCGCGCCTCTCGCGCATGGTGGGGATGCGGGTCGGACTTGACGAGTTGGAGCTCGAGCACCTGCGACTTGCGTCCCTGCTCCACGACGCGGGTTCGCTTCGCCTCCCGTTCCCTCATGTAGGCTCCCGTTGGGACCTGCCAGCCGAGGAGCGGCGCGTGTGGGAGACGCACCCCCGGCAAGGCGCGAGGATGGCCGGGATGCTCGGGCTGCCGCCTGATGTCGCGGCCACGATCCTCGGGCATCACGAGCGGTGGGACGGCTCCGGCTACCCCGACGCGCTCTCAGAGGCCGCCACGCCTCTGTCGGCACGCATACTCGGCGTGTGCGATGTCTACGACAGCGCGCGCAGCGGTTTCATGGACGCGCGGGAGGTACGGCTGAGCGAGGACGAAGCGCTCGAGCACCTGCTGTGCGACGAGGTGTCGCGGTTCGACCAGACGGTCGTTGGCGCGCTGCGCGACGCGCTCGTGGACGACCGCGAGATCGGCGTGCTCACCGGCATGTACGCCTAAGGCGTTGCCAGACCGCGGCGGATCGCCTCGCTGATCGCCTGCCCGCGCGACTCCACTCCCATCTTGGAGTACAACGCATGCAGGTGGTTCTTCACGGTGCTCTCGGAGACCTGGAGCTCTTGCGCTATCTGACGGTTGGAGTGGCCCTCCACGAGCAACCGCAGCACGTCGTGTTCGCGGTCGGTGGGCGCGACCTCTCGCGCCATGCTGCGATCGGAGGTGCGCGCGAGCCTGCGCATGCGTGCCAGCACGTTCGCGGACAGCTTGGGGTCGAGCGCCGCCTCTCCCGCGGCCACGGTGGCGATCACACGGCGGATGTCCTCCGCGCTCTGCCCGTGGAGCGACAGGTAGCCGAGGGCGCCTGCCTCGAAGGCGTCGATGATGCCGGGGTCGGAGTCGGGAAGCCCCACGATCACCACCCTGGAGTCTGTGAACTCCGATACGCACGAGACCGGGCTCGACGGCCCGCATTCGTCGCAGTGGACCATGTCCACCACCACGACGTCAGGTTCGAGCACGCGGGCCCGGGCGACACCTTCCTGCCAGTCGGCCGACCTGCCCACGAGCTCGATCTCGGGATCGGCTCCAAGGATGGCCGCGAGCCCCTCGAGACACATCGTCTTGCGTCCTATGAGCATCACGCGTGTGGGATCCATGAGGACCTACTCCTCTCCTGGCAGCGTTCGCGGAAGCTGGTCGGGGCTCGAGGCGGCCGGCGAGAGGGCATCGCCGGAGACCCGGGTGATGCCGGCCGTGCGGAGCACGTCCAGGGCGGCCCGATCGTCGATGTCGGTCACGGTGATCGTGATCCCGGTCTCGCGCCACCGCGCGATCGCCGCCGCTGCGGTCGGCCGTATCTCCCCGTGCGCATCCACCACCTCCGTGACCGGGAGCGCGATCTCATCGGACGCGCCTGTCTGGGTTCGATCATCCCTGAGCGTGGAGAGGTCGCCGCAGACGTGCACCAGGCCGATCGGTGATCTCCGGGCCGCGGACAGCCAGCTCACCGGGGGGCGGATGCCCTCCGCGTCGCAGTCGGGCACTTCGAAGAGCAGCTTGGTGGCGTCGATGGCGGCCGAATCGGCGGCCAGCTCCGCCCGCTCGAAGATCATCGCGTCGAGCATGTTCGCCAGCGACAGCGGCACTGAGCAGGCGATCCCCGTGGCGTGGACCTGCACGAGGGCGAGCTCGATGATCCGCGTGCCCATGCGTCGGGCGATGCCGTGCCTCGCCGCTCCGAGCGCAAGCTCCTCGCCGCTGATCATGCGGTCATCGACCGAGTACGCGTACCGTACGGAGCAGCGCGTCAGAGCGCCGTCATCGAGCGAGTAGACCGGCCGGAAGAGCATGTCCGGCACGCCCTGCAGAGCATCGCGCACGCGGCTGTCGCTGTCGGGCGCGGAGCCCGCACGTTCGTCGCCGGCCGGTACGGGAGCGGAGATATCCACCTCGGGTATGACGTTGATGCTGATGTTGACGCCGATGCGCATCTCCGGGGCCGCGGGCACGAGCGGTGCATGTGCCACCGCCTCCTTCACGGCGTCGGACAGTTCGTTTGCCTGCTTCCATCCCAGGTCCTCGGCGAGCACCACGAACTCAGTTGCGCAGAGCCGCGCTACCAGATCGCCCGGTCGGACCGCGTCGACGATCGCATGCGCGATGTTGGCGATCGTCGCGTCGCCCACGTCGAAGCCGTAGCGGTCGTTGATGCCCCTGAGGTCGTCGCTGTCGATGAACAGAAGCGCACACCGGGCTCCCTTGCCCACGTTCCGGAGGATCTCGTCGAACCGCCGGTCGAAGACGTGCCGGGTGGGAAGGTCGGTCAGCGGATCGTACTCCGCCGCATGCAGCAGCAGTTCCTTCTGCTGCTCGCGGCGCGTGATGTCTTCGGCCGCGAGGATGTAGCCGAGGCGATCCCCCGAGGGGCTGTCGTAGGGACGCCCTGTGACCTCGAAGACGCGGTAGGCGCCGTCACGACCGCTCGCCATGAGCGACATCTGCATGGGGTGCGGGTCGGCGAGCAAGGATTCGATGAAGGCCGTCACCTTGTCACGGTCTTCCGGATGGATGTGGTCGAGCAGGGCGGCAGGCTCGTCCACGCCCGCGAAGGTCCTTGCGGTGGCGTTGGTGAAGTCGGGACGCCCGTCGAGGTCCAGCGTGAGGATGTACACGGGGAGGTTGTCGAGCAGCGAGTGGTACGAGTCACGGAGGATCCGCATGGCCGACAGGTCGGCGACCTTCTCGTCGAGCTTCTGCTCCATGCGGTCGCTGTACGACTCGAACGCTTCCACGAGACGGTCGTTGGGCAACGGCCGTTTCTTCCGCGGCCCGGAACGATTGAGCATCTCGTTCACGACCGCGAGGATCTCCGAGGGATCGGCCGGCTTGAGCAGGTAGGCGTCCGCACCCATCGTCGAGGCGAGCTGCGCGTCGTCGGGGTCGGTGAAGCTCGCCGTGTACAGGATGAACGGCACGGTGCTCGTTGCGGGGTCACGACGGAGTTCGATGCACAGACGGAACCCGTCCATGACAGGCATCAGCCCGTCGGAGATGACCAGGTCGAACGGGTTCTCGCGGAGCGTCTGCAGCGCCTCGGCGCCGTTGGCGGCCTCGACTATGTCGTGACCGGCGTGCACGAGGATGGTGCGGAGAAGATGGCGGGCCTCGACGGTATCGTCGACGACCAGGATACGCGACATCTCCTACTCCTCTCTTCCTAGGCATACAGGCTATCATGATTGGAGCGCGTCACGGCCGGTGGCGGTGTATGGAGAGACGGGGCGGATGGTTCTCACGCTCATACAGAACGTCGCGCTCGTGGTGATGCTGGGTACCGCGCAGCGATATCTCTCGCGCGTGCTCGACGCCCACCCCCGTCTCAGCGCGCTCGCGTCGGGCGTCCTCTACGGGTCGGTCGCCATCGTAGGGATGCTGATGCCGTTCCGGTTCGCGGAAGGCATCATCTACGATGGCCGCTCGATCGTGATGAGTCTGGCAGGGCTCTTCGGGGGCGCTCCGGTCGCGTTGATCGCCGGCACGCTGGCCGGCGCATACCGCGTGTTCCTCGGCGGCGCCGGGGTGGTCCCCGGCGTTGTGACGGTGGTGACCTCGGCGGCAGTGGGCGTTGCGCTCCGGCGGTTCAGCGGCGGACGCCTCACCTCGCTACGGATGATCGACCTGGTGTCGTTCGGCTTGGCGGTACACCTGCTGATGCTCGGCGTCCAGTACCTGCTCCTGCCGGCAGAAGTGGCGCTGCGTGTGGTGCGTGAAGTGGGACCCTTGCTTCTCACGCTGTTCCCGCTGGCCAACGCGATCGCCGCACGGATGATGATCGACCAGATGGACCGCGAGCGGGCGCGAGTGGAGCTTGCCGAAGAAAGCCGGCGGTTGCGCCTTGCGATGGCGGCGGCCGACGAGGGCGCGTGGCAGACCGACCTTGAGTCGGGCGTGTTCACGTTGTCGACCGAAGCCGCTCAGCTCCTGGGCCGTGGCGACGGACCTGTGTGCCTTGCTCCCGAGGAATGGTTGCGGGGGATGCATCCGGACGACCGTCCGGTGCATGCGGCGAGCCTGGGCGCGCTCATCCAGAGCCAGGAGGGTGAAGCGCCCCGTGTCTTCAGGTGGGAATACGCCAGTGGCCACTACCGTTGGTATCAGGTGCTCGGCGCTGTGAGCGATCGTGATGCCACGGGGACGCCGCTGAAGATATCCGGCGTCATCACCGACATCACCGAGATGAGGCTGGCGAACGATGCGGTGGAGCGCCGGGCGGTGGAGGCCGAACTGCTCGCCTCGGCGAGCGGGCGCCTGCTGCGCGCGAGAGATCGCGACGAGGTGTTCAGGATCGTCCACGACTTCTTCGCAGCGGTGTTCCCCGGGGATATCGTTCTGGTGAACGAGGTGGATGCCAGCGGTGACGCTCTGATCACCCGCGACGTCATCGGCGTGGATGCCGACCTCCTGCGTGCGGGGGAGCGCATCACCGGATGGACGGTCAAAGGGCGCACGTACCCGCTCATTCCCGCATATCGGAAGGTCCTCGTCGCCGGCAGGATGCAGCGCATCGAGGGCGGCCTCACGGAAGTGGCGAGCCGGGAGATCCCCCGCGCTGTGGCCGCCACGCTCGAGCGCACCTTCGGGATCACAGAGTTCTGGAGCGTTGGGATAGCCGACTCGTACGTGGCCTACGCGAGTGTCCATGTGCTCCGGCGCACGCAGGACCTGGAGATGCCACGCGGTGTGGTCGAGTCGTTCGCCAACCTCTGTTTCGTCACGTTCGCGCGCCTGTTCGTACAGCGATTGCTGCTGGACAGCGAGCAGCGATTCCGCGCCCTCATCGAGCAGACCGAGCAGGGCATCTCGGTAGGTCATCCCGATGGCAGGATGCTGGTGTACAACCGCGCGATGGAGGAGATCAGCGGCTTCAGCAGGGAGGAGGTCGAGCGGCGTGGTTGGTTCGACCTCGTGTACCCCTCGGCCGAGGCGAAGGACCGGGCGATGCGTCTGGCTGTGGAGGCGATAGAGGGCGGGCTGCCGTACGTCGAGGTCGAGATCACGCGCAAGGACGGCGACACGAGATGGGTGGCGGTCGCCACCACACCCGTGGTGGTGAGCGGCGAGACCTACAACATGTCGATCTTCACGGATATCACACAGCGCAGGGAGCGCGAACAGGAACTGCGTGAGAGCGAGGAGCGGTTCCGTACCCTCGTGGAAACGGCGCCCGTGGCGATATTCGTGCAGACCGACCGCCGCTTCGCGTATGCGAACCAGG
Coding sequences within:
- a CDS encoding LuxR C-terminal-related transcriptional regulator — encoded protein: MDPTRVMLIGRKTMCLEGLAAILGADPEIELVGRSADWQEGVARARVLEPDVVVVDMVHCDECGPSSPVSCVSEFTDSRVVIVGLPDSDPGIIDAFEAGALGYLSLHGQSAEDIRRVIATVAAGEAALDPKLSANVLARMRRLARTSDRSMAREVAPTDREHDVLRLLVEGHSNRQIAQELQVSESTVKNHLHALYSKMGVESRGQAISEAIRRGLATP
- a CDS encoding HD-GYP domain-containing protein — its product is MSQPRECASRLSSCVRLLVTLVDDRQPGYTRHATAVARLSRMVGMRVGLDELELEHLRLASLLHDAGSLRLPFPHVGSRWDLPAEERRVWETHPRQGARMAGMLGLPPDVAATILGHHERWDGSGYPDALSEAATPLSARILGVCDVYDSARSGFMDAREVRLSEDEALEHLLCDEVSRFDQTVVGALRDALVDDREIGVLTGMYA
- a CDS encoding DUF2177 family protein, giving the protein MTLPKLAALYGLTLVAFLAIDVVWLSTATPRLYRPALSGLLAEKPVLSAAAVFYMLYVIGVVALAVIPGVQAGSLTEALWRGALFGFLAYATYDLTNLATLRDWPLSITLIDLVWGTVLTSLTTLAGYYAAIWLKIVG
- a CDS encoding GGDEF domain-containing response regulator — translated: MSRILVVDDTVEARHLLRTILVHAGHDIVEAANGAEALQTLRENPFDLVISDGLMPVMDGFRLCIELRRDPATSTVPFILYTASFTDPDDAQLASTMGADAYLLKPADPSEILAVVNEMLNRSGPRKKRPLPNDRLVEAFESYSDRMEQKLDEKVADLSAMRILRDSYHSLLDNLPVYILTLDLDGRPDFTNATARTFAGVDEPAALLDHIHPEDRDKVTAFIESLLADPHPMQMSLMASGRDGAYRVFEVTGRPYDSPSGDRLGYILAAEDITRREQQKELLLHAAEYDPLTDLPTRHVFDRRFDEILRNVGKGARCALLFIDSDDLRGINDRYGFDVGDATIANIAHAIVDAVRPGDLVARLCATEFVVLAEDLGWKQANELSDAVKEAVAHAPLVPAAPEMRIGVNISINVIPEVDISAPVPAGDERAGSAPDSDSRVRDALQGVPDMLFRPVYSLDDGALTRCSVRYAYSVDDRMISGEELALGAARHGIARRMGTRIIELALVQVHATGIACSVPLSLANMLDAMIFERAELAADSAAIDATKLLFEVPDCDAEGIRPPVSWLSAARRSPIGLVHVCGDLSTLRDDRTQTGASDEIALPVTEVVDAHGEIRPTAAAAIARWRETGITITVTDIDDRAALDVLRTAGITRVSGDALSPAASSPDQLPRTLPGEE
- a CDS encoding PAS domain S-box protein, whose amino-acid sequence is MVLTLIQNVALVVMLGTAQRYLSRVLDAHPRLSALASGVLYGSVAIVGMLMPFRFAEGIIYDGRSIVMSLAGLFGGAPVALIAGTLAGAYRVFLGGAGVVPGVVTVVTSAAVGVALRRFSGGRLTSLRMIDLVSFGLAVHLLMLGVQYLLLPAEVALRVVREVGPLLLTLFPLANAIAARMMIDQMDRERARVELAEESRRLRLAMAAADEGAWQTDLESGVFTLSTEAAQLLGRGDGPVCLAPEEWLRGMHPDDRPVHAASLGALIQSQEGEAPRVFRWEYASGHYRWYQVLGAVSDRDATGTPLKISGVITDITEMRLANDAVERRAVEAELLASASGRLLRARDRDEVFRIVHDFFAAVFPGDIVLVNEVDASGDALITRDVIGVDADLLRAGERITGWTVKGRTYPLIPAYRKVLVAGRMQRIEGGLTEVASREIPRAVAATLERTFGITEFWSVGIADSYVAYASVHVLRRTQDLEMPRGVVESFANLCFVTFARLFVQRLLLDSEQRFRALIEQTEQGISVGHPDGRMLVYNRAMEEISGFSREEVERRGWFDLVYPSAEAKDRAMRLAVEAIEGGLPYVEVEITRKDGDTRWVAVATTPVVVSGETYNMSIFTDITQRREREQELRESEERFRTLVETAPVAIFVQTDRRFAYANQAALRLYGARSAADLVGQPVMDRFGTGFHDAIDERIRALNEDRESQPAMEMVHVRLDGTEIDVETSGAPIVYGGLPGAVVFVRDVTEAKRAAAELARYRQHLEDLVAERTRELEETNAELKRTTESKTAFFARMSHELRTPLNSIIGFSAVLKDGVAGPLTEEQAAEVGMIHSAGRHLLSIITDLLDLTRVEAGRMSVESERFGVNELVMEVADILRPLVEAAGLELRVAPLDEEMEIESDRMKVKRILLNLGGNAVKFTEEGHVELRVSADDGKAIRLCVSDTGPGIRADLVANIFEPFTQGDVASGAVPEGTGLGLSISRELARVLGGDVDVASEEGAGSTFTLTLPR
- a CDS encoding alpha-amylase family glycosyl hydrolase — protein: MAGTPWWKAGVIYQIAVPSFADSNGDGWGDLRGIIEHLDHLNDGTPRSLGVDAIWLTPVNTSPMRDFGYDVADHRSIDPSFGSMADFDELIAECHRRGMRVIMDLVLNHTSNEHPWFVESRSSRDHPRRQWYVWRDGRAAGKPPNNWRSVVEGSAWEYDGRTDQYYYHAFLPFQPDLDWRNPDVRREMLDTARFWLERGVDGFRLDLVNFLYEDAALRDNPIKPGIRPWRAQSHLHDFSQPESLEVAHELRMMSDAHGERMLMGEVFSDRREDCVAFLGDGTDRLHLSFYLDFVRQRWHAGGFRRSVGWLEEHLPAHAWPCYYLDNHDLARSHSRLGGILDADARDKIVAAMLLTLRGTPILYYGQELGMVQSRIPRRLQRDPVGRKFWPLGVGRDGCRTPMQWTGEDGAGFSVGSPWLPVHASNATRSVEVETGEPDSLLSWYRDLVHLRARTPALAVGDYHEIDGVPRGVYAYLRTTPDERVTILLNFTRRTRSVTLPHATAGRSWSVLLGTHRRRDRTASGTIVLAPQEALLVRET
- a CDS encoding septal ring lytic transglycosylase RlpA family protein; the encoded protein is MSLRTRLIRPVVTLGVLCAIGVQVAPAAAAPTQGQVAADRAALESAVARYEEAQAESTALDTRLAEASAALDAAVAEEQLRQSLLSARVVSMYRSGEEAMLLLLFGASSIQDLEVRLDILARLARQDASNLEALKAARAEAEETARRLMEMQAEQARAMDTLAAEVAAARAQLQKSQTALEEYEARVRAAEEAARAAAAEARAKAAAQSTPSQDVSGSGEWRTAVASHYSATFTGRGASGEEIGPYTMMVAHKTLPFGTLVEFEYRGKRAVASVEDRGPYVPGREWDLGPGVVRALDFNGVHEVRYRIVSQ
- a CDS encoding DegV family protein, which produces MAVRIVTDSACSVISDERQRLSIVSVPLHVHGADGEIPLAEQEAPSFFDQLADMESLPTTSQPTPGEFLTTFRRILSEGHDVLAVLISGGLSGTVDSALSAIQTIRHETPDARIEVVDSRSNSLQEGYAVLSAAEAAYGGASIEACRQAALETIRRTRFLFTPHTLDYLRRGGRITGASALLSVMLKIAPILTAENGETGIAGVARGARSARQKVVSLMRKDVDRFGLRRAAVQYIADAEEALRFAKEAIEPIVGAAVPIVPIPAVVGLHVGPAVGVVYETIEPMRD